One genomic segment of Anser cygnoides isolate HZ-2024a breed goose chromosome 20, Taihu_goose_T2T_genome, whole genome shotgun sequence includes these proteins:
- the SURF6 gene encoding surfeit locus protein 6, translating to MASLAAQDCYLQGLARKVGVRHSPEPRKRKWVSKPGQAENGSRPPKKKRRKSKKEAEKTNAPSAKQGASNASKLATGQKAAPQANKSSPPGVTQNKNESSGGKSELDSTSFSTINLLRQRLHEKIKEASGRDDAKELPPSVLEKRRRRKYEKERKKRRRKELKMKAKMEKKQTEDVPVEPQSKKEESTAEIVFNRVEVHEENDLSKVQKKKEKRKRVKGKITPLTGRNYKQLLTRLEARKNKLEELKDKDQKKAQELENKMKWTNLLYKAEGVKIHDDEERLKEALKRKEKRKAQRQKQWEKRTEKVAERMQERQEKRRKNIQKKKKEKIEHKKAKARKKGRILPEDLKKAGL from the exons ATGGCCAGCCTGGCCGCCCAGGACTGCTACCTGCAGGGCCTGGCCAGGAAGGTCGGCGTGCGGCACAGCCCCGAGCCGCGGAAGAGGAAGTGGG tATCTAAGCCAGGTCAGGCAGAGAATGGTAGCAGACCGcccaaaaaaaagagaaggaagtcCAAGAAGGAAGCCGAAAAGACAAATGCTCCTTCAGCTAAACAGGGAGCCTCTAACGCCAGTAAACTTGCTACAGGACAGAAAGCAGCTCCTCAAGCCAACAAATCATCTCCACCAGGTGTTACGCAGAACAAAAATGAGAGTTCAG GTGGCAAAAGTGAACTCGATTCCACTTCTTTTTCCACAATAAATCTCTTGCGTCAGAGACTACATGAGAAGATTAAAGAAGCTTCTGGACGA GATGATGCGAAAGAATTACCCCCTTCTGTTCTGGAGAAGAGGCGGCGAAGAAAGTatgagaaggagagaaagaagcgCCGAAGAAAGGAGTTGAAGATGAAGGCAAAAATGGAGAAGAAGCAAACTGAGGATGTACCTGTAGAGCCACAgagcaaaaaggaagagagtACAGCTGAGATTGTCTTTAACAGGGTTGAAGTCCATGAAGAGAATGATTTAAGCAAGGTccagaagaagaaggagaagaggaaaagagtgAAAGGTAAAATCACTCCCCTGACAGGCAGAAACTACAAGCAGCTGCTGACCAGGCTGGAGGCTAGGAAGAATAAGTTGGAGGAGCTCAAGGATAAGGACCAGAAGAAAGCTCAGGAGCTAGAGAACAAGATGAAATGGACAAACCTTCTCTATAAGGCGGAAGGAGTCAAGATTCACGACGATGAGGAGCGTCTGAAGGAAGCTCTGAAGCGTAAGGAGAAGCGCAAAGCACAACGCCAAAAGCAGTGGGAGAAGCGGACAGAAAAAGTGGCAGAAAGAATGCAAGAACGGCAGGAAAAGCGCCGCAAGAACattcagaagaagaagaaagagaagatagAGCACAAAAAAGCCAAGGCCCGGAAGAAAGGCCGCATTCTGCCAGAGGACTTGAAAAAAGCTGGCCTGTAG